The Fusarium oxysporum f. sp. lycopersici 4287 chromosome 6, whole genome shotgun sequence DNA segment GCATCAAGAGTATGATGGTAACTGACATGTGTATGCACAACACAGAGTAGGTGGATTCATGCAGGGCCACGAACTACGATGACCTATGCAATCGCCAGATCATCTGTATTTGCAATGGCTATAGGGGCCAGCTCGGCCACCGATATCAAGCCATTTTAGACCTTTGCAGATATTCCCGTGCCGCTCGGTCCTCTGCAGTATGCAGCATCGAATAGCAACCAGGAACTATCTGTGAGACTTGCAGTGTTGATGTCTAAGACTTGCAGAACTCTCCAATCCAACCCATTCAGTATGGTTCAGTTCTCAAGTGGCGGGGGATCTTGATGGTCAAGTCACTATATAACAGAGGCCCCATGTCCTTCGACAAAGCAAGCCAGCCTCCAGGTATTATCGTTATTCTTACTACTCTCCCAGCGACATTTCGGAGCCTTCACCTTGTTTAAGCTTTTCTTCATTCTTACGCCAAAATGCATCTCGAGTCAGATTACCGGTTCGGCATGGACGACGCCGCTTTCAGCCTCTGCAGCCAGCCCATGTCCTGTCCTTCTACCACCACAAGTTTCTCCTCGGCCTCATCAGCCTACGACCCGTTCACTCCTACACCTCGACGGTCAACACCTGATGGATTCAGCAACATCGACTTTGGGGTTTCTTACAGCCCTGTCCGTCACCGGGCAGAGCTGACCCCTCCCCCATCAGCAATGGGCAAGTTCATGTTCGGGCCTGTgaagcctgagcctgagcaCGCCTCATTCTTCGACTCCCTCCCCAGCACTCCCATGAATCAAGAGCAACTCGGCTTCGAGTGCGAGCATATGATGGACATGAACATGGCACAAAACGGTTCAATGGGATCACTAACACCACAAAGCTCCTTTGGCATGTATTCGTACTCTCCTGATGCTTCCATGGGCCCCGCCTCATTCACGATGACACCAATGCAAAGCATCTCTGGCTCTGAAGCTGCCGAGACCGGCTCATCATGGTGTTGTGCCAACGATAGCACCAACACATTCTTTCCCATCAGACAACTCTCTAGTGATTTTGACGCTTTTGACTTGGACCACCACTCTCAGTCACAGCTTGGTTACCATTTCCACGACCTCAACTCTCCTAACTACAAGCGTGCTCAAAGGAAGTTGATGGTGCACGAGATCCAACAGAAGAGTGCCGAACTTAAGCGAGCTCAGACCCGATCATCAAGGAAGCGATCGAGCAAGCCCAATTCTGCTCAAGTTAGTGTTCAAAGAGCCATGTGCAAGTGTGACTACCCTGGTTGCCACAAGGCCTTCCAACGAAATGAGCACCTTAAGCGTCACAAGCAAGTGTAAGGACTTACTAAGATTcataaaaaaaaaaagaacatTTTCACTAATAAACTACAGTTTCCATGGTGAAGGGCCCAACCGTTTCTCATGCGAGTTCTGCGGAAAGGACCAATTCAACCGTCAAGATAATCTCAACAACCACCGCAGGTTACACGTACGACCCAACAGCCGAAACCGCGGTGTTCAGTTCATCCCTGCTGCAGTCCCTGTCATTGAGCAAGAGGAGCGAAGCAGAAAGCGAAGAGCACCATCAAAGCCGAAGATGGCAAAGAAGCATTGCTCAAAAGACTAAGCTTGCCTGGTGTTTCTTTACTTTGCCGTTGAGCTAAAGCCACTGGAAGCGCCGTTGTTGTAGGCTTTTGACTTGAATATAGAGCCGCTTCTGCCCCCTTTAATCTTTCTACGTGGTGTCACGGGAACCCTGTTCAAGATAGGGGTGTCATACCGAATGCATCCCAGGCAACAAGTCCAGAGCTATATGATCATATAATATTCACTAGAGTACCCTAGACTTCAATAATTCGATACCATTGCTACAACTTTAGAGTATATTAGCCCTCATATACCTAGCATCTTAAATCTTCAAACGTATCCTCCTCAAACAGAGAGTCTTGGTGAATATTCCGCGCTTGTCATCTTAGCTTACAGCAGCTGCCCCATCTTGAAGCAAGTTATCGCAACAATTCTGATAGACAGAGTCTTTCGTGTCACCGGCCGCTGTACGGCTTTGCCTATAGGCTCTGCAAGGCTTTCCTCCATCGCCGAGTCATCAATATGCCTTTAGTCCACTGACAAGAGTGATGCAATGATGCTGCGGCTCAATCATTACCGAAACTTTAGCAATTTTAGGCCAGTCAGATTCTACCCCTTCAGTGCCAAAGTGGGGCTGTGTCAGAACGGCGCGCTCCGTGCCCGGTCTGTGATATTCTGGAATTAAGAAAGTTGAATACATTCGGCAAGCTGTAATTAAACAGATTCTAGGCGATATGAAGGACGCGTCTATATACGCTGTGGCTCTTCTCTACATTAGATTTGAGGCAGCGGGAGGCGTTTGTCGATGGCGTCGTCCAAATACCGGACAAGTGAACAAAGAGCGCTCCGAAGAAAAGCCTCCTATTGGCCATTGTATTGCTTGCAGATTCGACGAGATTGCTTCCCTCAGTCTTCAGCTTCAGATCCCTATCTACCTTCTCAGGCCTCTCTGTCTTACGTGTCAGATCgttctcagcttcttccgATATCAGCAATTAATTGGAGAGAACTATAGCCACACTAGAAAGTCACGGccgagatgatgaggaaggCAAGTGTTCCAATATATTACCCTCAGTTATGTGAGGTCGATCAGAATGACCCCCGCCGCCTCCCCACATCTCCATTACCTACGTCCGTTACCATGGTATCGCCATCATCTGGGCTTTGCTTGACGGGAATGCCTTCCCGATATTTCGCCTTATAGACGTGAAAGGCCCTGCAAGCATGCCATCTAACGTAAGGTCAAATTCCGGCGCTATCGGGGTGGCCTACGGCCCTTCCTCCGGTAGCGAAGGTGCAGAAGCGATGGTAATGAGCTGTTCCCGGTTCTGATGACCGCCACAATTGTAGAGTCTGGTTGTCTTCTAGCGCAGAGAGTAGGCATGCTGCATGGACTCTCCGCGACATAATATGCCATCCAGGAGCTATTCAGGCTCAGTTGCTAATACAGGAGGTTCAGTGGTACAATATAAGTTGTTCGGAGTCCGGACTATGCTTAGCTCACGACTTGCGACACGCCTGGAGGTCTCCCATGACATgaacccccccccccccccttcTGGCCTGCGCTCTTATCCGTCTGATTGATAACATGAGATTACTCAATCAAACAGGTTCTGCCGCTGGAGAATATGGAGCCATCATAATTAAGAACTTCGGACTTGACCCTGCACGTCAAGTCATCATACATTCTGCCTAACAGCTGTCGAGCCCTTATCGGCTAAGCAATTGCAACAGAATACGAAGAGACGGATAACAAACAGAATGCACGCATTAAAAATTTCGGTATCAACTTGAGATGGCATCCAGCACTGATCGCCATACACAGCATCAAATGGAAAGGAAATCTATAGAGGGTGGTAGAAAGGAGGAAATAATACACACCACGCTGGCCACCGTCGCGAGAGACCTCCTAGATCATCTCGTTTCGGTTCAAGCTAGTCGACAAGTGCTTGTTTCGAGAATCAATTGGCGAACGCGAAACATCAGGGTTGAATGACACTGGCGGGGGAGACTTCATCGTCGAGGTATAGGAATGCTCTCAAAGGGAGCCTCGGAAGGGGCAAATCGGACATGCTCCTTTCGATTGCGGCTGGCAGAACGAAGTCGCTCACTGACCTTGTGAATGCGGCCTGAGATGCTGCTGTCTCCAATGCTTCTGCCTCGGTTGTGGCTCCTGTGGGAAGCTGGTGCCGGAGGGCTGGCCTCTGACGCTTGATCATTACCAGATGATAAATCGTCGTCCATGACAATATCAATCATGCCTGATGCAACAGGGCCAGTCTTCTAATATCGCTGGGCGTGTTGCAAAGGGACAGGAGGCGGTGGAGGTGAAGCCAAATGCCTGAATTCCTTGAGAACTGGGGGCGCcggaggagggggagggggcATAGGATCTTCGTGAGAGCGTCGTTGCTTACTAGGGACAACTTCTTCGATACGTCCAACACTGCTCTTGCGTGCAAGACGAGCAGGGCGCTGGCCAGGTTCATCTGGAATTGGGGCTGACATGCTACGAGGGATATGAGGTCGCGCCGGTGGCTGGTAGACGGTGGATCGCAGCAGAGTGAGACTGGGCTCGGGGACTGGCGCTTCTCTCTCAGGCGACTGTTGAGGTGAGGTTTCTGGCGAGTATCGCTGAGAGAAGCTGGCTGGAATCGAAGGCACGTTGGGTCTGGGAGTGCTTCCTGGTTGATCATGGTTGCCCTCAATGATGAGTCTCATGGCTTTGGGGGTCGCTGGAAGTCCAATAACAGGTCCGTTGCGGGCGTACATGCTCTTTTGTGGGGGCTCAGTAGCACTGCGAGGTGGGATATCGTCAGGTAGAGGCTTAGGCTCAGCAGTCTTAACCGTGATCGCAAAAGCAGGAGCGAACTCGTTAGAATGAGGGATTGAAGGTGTTTGGGCACGCTTGGCCAGAGACTTGCGGCGCTCCTCGAGTTCTCGTGCAGCCTGTTCCTTCTTTCGCTGACGCTCGTTATTCATTTGCTTGAGGTCACCAGCATGCTCAGTTGAAGTGGAACCGTCAAAGTTGGCGACCTCAGAATTGGCTCTGCGTCGGTGCTCCGAAGCATCTTGCTTGCTCAGTGCCGGCGAGCCAAGGCCTCGGCTGCTACTGCGGCTGTGCTTGTTCCTGAATTCCTCTTGAGCTGTTATGGCTGCTCTGTAgttctcttcatcctcggAACCCTGGTACTGGTGAACAGTAGCACTCAGAGGCAAGGGTGACGAAGGAGAACGCTGTGCAGAACTCTCCCGGCCTTGGCTTCGGGCACGAAGTGTGAGAGCTGGCGGGCGAGAGAGACCTTCTGGGCTCCTGCGGCGGCTTCCACGGTTTGAATTGCGGCTTTGTGGTTTGACAATTGAACCGCTTACCTTGCGTACTGTGTTTGGCTCACCGATCTGACCATGTCGTGGAGTGCTCAAGTTCAGCAAGTACTCTGGAGACATGGGGATTGGGGAAGTTGGTGATCGTTTTGCCTTGGGCCAATGGAAAGCGCTGACACGTCCACGGTCCTCGGAAGGTTCCCTGGAGCGTGTGGTTCGCTCTCGACTTCCAGGATGATCTGGTGAAGCATCCCGAGTTCTTGAATGGCTACGCTGACGACTGCGTTGTCTCTTGGAGTAGTGCTTGGCAGCATCCAAGCTATGGATGTAATCTTCTCGGTTTCGCACAGCTTGATGACGAAGGCTTCTTCCGGCGCTCGACGCAGAAGTGACCGAACCTGTCACAGAGGCTGGGCCTCTGCGGCGAGTTGGCCAGTGGTAGCGAGTAGAAAAAGTGACGGACTGCTCTGGGGATGTAATGTCGTCATGAGAGGGCCCAGGATGCAGCGGTAGATTCACACCCACAGGAATGCGGTCACGAGAGCCATTGCGATGGTTACGTGATGTTTGTTGCATTTTCAACATAGCGGCCTGGTCCGGTGGCGGTGAAAAATCTCCTTCGCTCGCTTGGACAATGAGTTGAGCATGCTctcgcatcatcatcggGCTTGCAGTAGCGGCACGATGTGATGCGGTACCCATCATCATGTTGTCATTGCCAGATGGTGTTCGAACATGACCAGATCGAGGCTCATAGTCATCAGGCACAGCAGACAGCTCAGCAGATCGAAGTGCCCCCGGGTTGAGGTCTGAGGGAATCTCACCAATGGACGGCAAACGCCCACGTCCTCGGGCAGACACTGTGGTATTGAATCTGCTATTGTTTGAAGGGCGAAGGAAGGCTGTCGGGGCCTCGTTGTTGGAGGCATGAGAGAAAGCGGGAGAGCGGGCAGAGTCAGCGATAGGGGTAACACCCGCGGCAATCGGGGTTTGACCACCGTCGCCAGCAAAGAACTTTGTCTTTTGCATTTGATCACCAAATGAGGTGATAAGCTTGAGAGCAGAGGTCTTTGCGATGCTGCGTTGGAGGCAACGTTGAACACCGGGAGGTGAGAGAGGCGGGCTTAGGATCTCAGGAATACTGGGAGTCATAGTCTGGAAGTTCAGCTGCGCGGCGGATGGAGAAGTCCAAGGCTCAGTAGACTCCTGGTCGGTGCAAGCAAAGCATCGGATTGCTAGCTGCTGTTGGCCATGTTGAACTGCCCACTTCCCCCATTTCCTGATAATAGCAGCTTGTCGTTCCCAAACACTAGGGGCTGAGAGGCATGTGAGGATCAGTGCCTCCATGTAACGCTTGTGAGAGATATAAACCTCAATAGCGTCATTGTGATCACCCATGCCAAGCATAATAGTAACTGCTGTGTGCACGTCGCCAGCCTCAAGCAGGCGCTGGACGTATGTATGGCCAAGCTTCTGTTGTGAGGCATGGCCGCCGATGCCACTCAGAGCCAATAACATCCAGTCAGAAGAAGTCATGTTCTCGAAGTTTGCGTTCATGATATTGggattgatatcatcaagccaTTTGGCCAAGAGAATGCGGCTGGGAGATCCTTGGGTATGCCTACTCATCTCATCCCTAATCAGGTCTTCAACCTCTTTGTTCCATCCGAAGATGGTATTGAGCATTTGACGGCGCAGATCATCATTGGTGAGACGAGCACTGTTGGCACCCATAGCATGTTTGTAAGGAATGTCACTGAGACGCGCCCGAGCACACTTGAATAGGTCGTGCACCTTGTTGTCGTCAGGGCTACGGGGAACTTCATTGCGCAGGCGAGAAGGTCTTCTTCGTGATCGGCTTGAGGCTATGGAAGGAACACTTGTAGTGCCAAGAGAGTATCCCATGGAATAAGTGTCCAAATCTCTCGTGTTACCGTGAGCACTGTTGCCAATAGTTGATGACCTGATCGAGGTTGTAGCCGAGATATAGGTGTTTTCTGACAGTCCTCTTGACCTCATGGATCCGGGGTAACGGCCAGGGGTTTGGGACGACCCAGCTGAGGATTTCGATAAGGATGAAAGTCCGCTCCGACTTGAGACAGGGCTAGCTGATTCGTAAGGCTCATTACCAGAGCCGTAAGCTTGGCGTCGAGTCAGGCGAGCAAATGGTGATAAGTGATCTTCGTCACTCTCGGAAATATCCATATACAGGGGAATAGAGCTCGTCTCAGACTCGGAGGCGATAGTAGTAGTCGAGGTCGCTGATCGATCACCACTTTCTTCTGAGACTGGAGGAGAGGGTGGCAATAGGATTGCTGGGTGTTGGACATTGGCAACCATGATGGCCGGGGACTTCAGGTCGAACTGCTGCACGGTATTATTGGGTCCAAGGGTGAACAACGTGGCACCTGGGCCATAGACGGCGAGGCCGCgaacaagatcaagagtcGGGATGGGATCATGGGTGATGTGCTTTGTCCTAACATCCCATGACTGTGTTTGCCTGTGTATATGTTAGTTGATGATAAGGAGTCATGCAGCTAAGCGCGCGCGTAGCCTAGGGTGTTTTATGGTGATGGCAAGCTGCAAACTTACGAGTCGGAATATTGAATTATGCGACCGTTCTTGGACCATCCCATCCAGTTGGGTCCATCCCTCGTGACCTCAGCTTTCCTAAGGTTTCGAACCACCTTTGCAGGGTCATCAGCGCTGTACTTCTTTGCCACGCTCCAGACTCGTAAGTCACCGTCATGCATCTGGACAGCAAGCATGTCGGACTTTTGCCGAGGCGAAGAAGCATGCCATGCGAGGTTGACGATGGGTGATGGTCCTTTGGAAGTGGTAAGATTGTGTAAGATAGTAAAGCGTGGTTGCAAGGTTGCAACGAATAAAGAGCCATTCTGGTAGCTGAGACTGTGTTAGTGAGATTTGAGTGAAAAGGAGGATCACGACTCACCCGATAGCAAAGGTTCGACAATCAGCCGACGGTGCCAATGCCGTCACAGAAATTTGGTCAGTAGTTCGTGAAGAAACATGTTCGGATGTTGAAGGCTCAAACATGATAATGCTTCCTTTTGTATTGCCTTCAAATAGTCAGTCATGATCATCAAAACTTATTTCAGTAACTTACCAAAAGCCACATTGCCATTTTTCATCCACGCTGCGACAGTTAAATGATCATAACAGGCAAATCGAGAGATCTCATCGCCTGTCATTAGATCCCACACAATTGCTGTTTGGCCAGCATCGTAACTGACAACGAAGCGGCCACCACCAGCCTCACTCTGATTATCAACCACTAACAATTGAACCTCATCAGCGTGTCGAGAAAACCTTCGTTCAATGGTAAGAGTATCATGGTGACAGCAAACAACGGATGAACCCTGGGCGTACAAGAACATGGACGCAGTGGCGGCGCAGGGGTCAAAGTACTTTAAATCGGTAACATGAGGCATCGTGGTGTTATATAGGACCTGCGACGTCTGCCTGCTTGTTGCGGACGTTCTACCGGAACCGAATGGTCCAGTCCGGTTTGAGGCGAAGTTCCCAAGATATTGTGAGCTAAGTGGCCAAAATTGACTCAAGTAGCGACGCTGACGGCTGTTAACGGATATCAAAGCGAAGTCGTAGAGTATGGCCTTCAACCTTACGTTTGCAATCCTTAGGCTTTCGGTGGGCAGTAAAAGGTGCGGGTGGCATCACCTCTGGCTAAGTGGACATGGCAGTCGGCCGCTATAAATCCCAAATCGTCACATCGTGGGATCTTCCTGGAAGAGTATACCGGCTAACAGCAGGCGGGGCCAACACTCTCCACAAAACCAAGATTCCTCCCGTATCTAAAGCCGACAGGACACTTGTACGGCACTCGTTAGCGCTGGAGAGTACATATCTAGGTACAAGTAGGTTATCGTCACTAGCTTCCGCACGTTGGGACAAACAAGGAAGGCGATCCAGTTCCAATGGCCCATGAGATCTCCGTCGCGCAGCCAAAGTTCGCAGTACGGCACAGATGAAAGAATTGGGAGACTGGAATTCCTCCAAGTGACAATGACTTCTATGAAGCATTGAGAGAAAAGACAAATTTTCAGCGAAACTGGTCGACAACAGTTCATTTTGCTACATGGGAAGAAGCGAACATACAAATG contains these protein-coding regions:
- a CDS encoding hypothetical protein (At least one base has a quality score < 10); this encodes MIDIVMDDDLSSGNDQASEASPPAPASHRSHNRGRSIGDSSISGRIHKVSERLRSASRNRKEHVRFAPSEAPFESIPIPRR
- a CDS encoding hypothetical protein (At least one base has a quality score < 10), whose product is MPHVTDLKYFDPCAATASMFLYAQGSSVVCCHHDTLTIERRFSRHADEVQLLVVDNQSEAGGGRFVVSYDAGQTAIVWDLMTGDEISRFACYDHLTVAAWMKNGNVAFGNTKGSIIMFEPSTSEHVSSRTTDQISVTALAPSADCRTFAIGYQNGSLFVATLQPRFTILHNLTTSKGPSPIVNLAWHASSPRQKSDMLAVQMHDGDLRVWSVAKKYSADDPAKVVRNLRKAEVTRDGPNWMGWSKNGRIIQYSDSQTQSWDVRTKHITHDPIPTLDLVRGLAVYGPGATLFTLGPNNTVQQFDLKSPAIMVANVQHPAILLPPSPPVSEESGDRSATSTTTIASESETSSIPLYMDISESDEDHLSPFARLTRRQAYGSGNEPYESASPVSSRSGLSSLSKSSAGSSQTPGRYPGSMRSRGLSENTYISATTSIRSSTIGNSAHGNTRDLDTYSMGYSLGTTSVPSIASSRSRRRPSRLRNEVPRSPDDNKVHDLFKCARARLSDIPYKHAMGANSARLTNDDLRRQMLNTIFGWNKEVEDLIRDEMSRHTQGSPSRILLAKWLDDINPNIMNANFENMTSSDWMLLALSGIGGHASQQKLGHTYVQRLLEAGDVHTAVTIMLGMGDHNDAIEVYISHKRYMEALILTCLSAPSVWERQAAIIRKWGKWAVQHGQQQLAIRCFACTDQESTEPWTSPSAAQLNFQTMTPSIPEILSPPLSPPGVQRCLQRSIAKTSALKLITSFGDQMQKTKFFAGDGGQTPIAAGVTPIADSARSPAFSHASNNEAPTAFLRPSNNSRFNTTVSARGRGRLPSIGEIPSDLNPGALRSAELSAVPDDYEPRSGHVRTPSGNDNMMMGTASHRAATASPMMMREHAQLIVQASEGDFSPPPDQAAMLKMQQTSRNHRNGSRDRIPVGVNLPLHPGPSHDDITSPEQSVTFSTRYHWPTRRRGPASVTGSVTSASSAGRSLRHQAVRNREDYIHSLDAAKHYSKRQRSRQRSHSRTRDASPDHPGSRERTTRSREPSEDRGRVSAFHWPKAKRSPTSPIPMSPEYLLNLSTPRHGQIGEPNTVRKVSGSIVKPQSRNSNRGSRRRSPEGLSRPPALTLRARSQGRESSAQRSPSSPLPLSATVHQYQGSEDEENYRAAITAQEEFRNKHSRSSSRGLGSPALSKQDASEHRRRANSEVANFDGSTSTEHAGDLKQMNNERQRKKEQAARELEERRKSLAKRAQTPSIPHSNEFAPAFAITVKTAEPKPLPDDIPPRSATEPPQKSMYARNGPVIGLPATPKAMRLIIEGNHDQPGSTPRPNVPSIPASFSQRYSPETSPQQSPEREAPVPEPSLTLLRSTVYQPPARPHIPRSMSAPIPDEPGQRPARLARKSSVGRIEEVVPSKQRRSHEDPMPPPPPPAPPVLKEFRHLASPPPPPVPLQHAQRY